From a region of the Fischerella sp. JS2 genome:
- a CDS encoding GTP-binding protein — protein MNTIRIVVTGSVGAGKTSLIRTISEIEVVDTDKRTTDEAAQIKANTTVALDFGRLTFAPNQAMHLYGTPGQLRFDFMWDILINKAHAYILLVNAHRPQDFRHGRRILNFMKQRVQIPMLIGLTHTDYADAWEMEDVAIALGLLHEASRPPLIAVNPTEQASVFQALIVLVEQLETTNNYQQTTIN, from the coding sequence ATGAACACCATTCGCATTGTCGTCACGGGTAGCGTTGGTGCAGGTAAAACCAGCTTAATTCGCACAATTAGTGAGATTGAAGTGGTTGATACCGATAAAAGAACTACGGATGAAGCAGCACAAATAAAGGCAAACACTACGGTAGCGTTGGATTTTGGCCGTCTCACCTTTGCACCAAACCAAGCAATGCACCTTTATGGCACACCAGGACAACTGCGATTTGACTTTATGTGGGACATCTTGATTAACAAAGCCCATGCGTATATTCTCTTAGTGAATGCTCACCGTCCTCAGGATTTCCGTCATGGTCGTCGGATTCTGAATTTTATGAAGCAACGGGTGCAGATTCCGATGTTGATTGGGCTGACACACACAGATTATGCAGATGCTTGGGAGATGGAAGATGTGGCGATCGCTTTGGGACTTTTGCATGAAGCCAGTCGACCGCCTCTGATTGCTGTAAACCCTACCGAACAAGCCTCGGTTTTCCAGGCTTTGATTGTACTTGTTGAACAATTAGAAACAACAAACAACTATCAACAAACAACTATTAACTAA
- a CDS encoding ChuX/HutX family heme-like substrate-binding protein, which yields MTNTLKEFLEACETLGTLRLIVTSSAAVLEARGKIEKLFYAELPKGKYANMHTEGFEFHLNMDKITQVKFETGEAKRGNFTTYAIRFIDDKQEPALSLFLQWGKPGEYEPGQVEAWYTLREKYGEVWQPAPLAEIS from the coding sequence ATGACAAATACATTAAAAGAATTTTTGGAAGCTTGCGAAACTTTGGGAACTTTGCGTTTAATTGTCACTAGCAGCGCCGCAGTATTGGAAGCACGGGGCAAAATCGAAAAGTTGTTCTATGCAGAGTTACCTAAGGGTAAATACGCAAATATGCATACAGAAGGTTTTGAATTTCACTTAAATATGGACAAAATTACTCAAGTGAAATTTGAAACAGGTGAAGCGAAACGGGGTAATTTCACCACTTATGCAATCCGATTTATAGACGATAAACAGGAACCTGCTTTGAGTCTATTTTTACAGTGGGGTAAGCCGGGTGAGTATGAACCGGGGCAAGTAGAGGCTTGGTACACTCTCCGGGAAAAGTATGGAGAAGTTTGGCAGCCTGCACCCTTGGCAGAGATTAGTTAA
- a CDS encoding PhoH family protein, giving the protein MADALTIELPNIASAITLAGQGEENLKTLSKQTGAKLVLRGQELHISGTDKQVDLACRLVRSLEYLWSKGNIVSSADILTARQALDTHREDELRDLQKDVLAKTRRGEEVRAKTFRQKQYIQALHKHDMIFCTGPAGTGKTFLAVVVAVQALLANQYEKLILTRPAVEAGEKLGFLPGDLQQKVNPYLRPLYDAINEFIDPEKVPSLMERGVIEVAPLAYMRGRTLNNAFVIVDEAQNTTTSQMKMVLTRLGFNSRMVVTGDITQVDLPLHQESGLTMAIKILRHVEGIAFCEFSQKDVVRHALVQRIVNAYEQYEK; this is encoded by the coding sequence ATGGCAGATGCCTTAACAATTGAACTGCCGAATATTGCAAGTGCAATCACTCTAGCTGGACAAGGAGAAGAAAATCTTAAAACTCTGTCTAAGCAAACAGGGGCCAAGCTGGTGCTGCGAGGACAGGAACTACATATTTCTGGAACAGACAAACAAGTTGATTTGGCTTGTCGATTAGTGCGATCGCTCGAATATCTGTGGAGCAAAGGTAATATTGTTTCTAGTGCTGATATTCTCACTGCTCGTCAAGCTTTAGACACTCATAGAGAAGATGAACTGCGAGATTTGCAAAAAGATGTCCTGGCTAAAACTCGTCGAGGCGAAGAAGTCCGCGCTAAAACTTTTCGGCAAAAGCAATATATCCAAGCCCTACACAAGCATGACATGATTTTCTGTACCGGGCCTGCTGGTACGGGTAAGACCTTCCTGGCGGTAGTTGTAGCAGTACAAGCACTTCTGGCTAACCAGTATGAAAAGCTAATTCTCACTCGCCCTGCTGTTGAAGCAGGTGAAAAACTTGGTTTTTTGCCAGGAGACTTGCAACAAAAAGTCAATCCTTATCTGCGTCCACTTTACGATGCCATCAATGAATTTATCGATCCAGAAAAAGTACCATCATTGATGGAAAGAGGTGTGATTGAAGTTGCTCCTTTAGCTTACATGCGGGGGCGCACACTCAATAATGCCTTTGTGATTGTGGATGAAGCCCAAAATACTACAACTTCCCAGATGAAAATGGTGTTGACTCGCTTGGGTTTTAACTCCCGTATGGTCGTCACAGGCGACATTACACAAGTTGATTTACCATTGCATCAAGAATCTGGGTTGACAATGGCAATCAAGATTTTGAGGCATGTGGAAGGAATCGCTTTTTGTGAATTTAGCCAAAAAGATGTCGTACGCCATGCCCTAGTTCAACGTATTGTGAATGCATACGAACAGTATGAAAAGTAG